The Salvelinus alpinus chromosome 3, SLU_Salpinus.1, whole genome shotgun sequence genome segment TGTGCCTATCGCAGAGTGCTGCTGCTCGCATGTCACAGAGGCGTATGGTGCCTTTGCTACTGCTGTACACAAATACATTGCATTGGTTTGGCTGGCACTCAGCAGCTGTGATCACCTCTGTCAGTTCCTCCATGTTGGCAGGCTTGATGTCTACAATGTCTGAGAACACACTGTTAAGGAAATTAACTGAAATGAGTCTAAAAGGATCATATAGGCTAATACAGGGCAGTTCGGACAAAGCTAACATTTGCATCTAAAAGCCATGATGCTGAAGACTTCAGGACAGATAACTTTTCAGACAAAGGATACTAAAGCTTCTGTCAGTGATTTCCAAGTGCCATAGGTTAATTCTTAGGTCATCAGCGGAGAGGTACGTTTGATGATCGCTATTTACAGAAATGGAATTAATATGATATGTATGAGCGTTGGCAAACACCCTCCGAGGACTTGCTTCTACCATGAGATCCATGGGCATCAGCACTGGTACCTATAAACACAGGACAGATTTATTCAGAGGTGGAAGCGATAAGCATGCTGCGCGTGTTTGTTCTTGTACAGTGTTTGCTGAAATCTTAAAGGTCAAGCAACATTAAACCAACCCGCAGGGAGGTAATTCTAAAGGGATCCCTGAGACGTCCGTCTTCGTCTTTCAAGTTGTAACCCTCAGCCCGCTTGTCTCGTTCACTGATTTTCCACAATTTGATCGTTTTATCTGTATAAAACAAAAACGTATATGTTCAGGCTGAAGACAACCTGACCAAAAGCTTAGTAGGTTCAAGCAAAAAGTTCTTACCATTTGTTGAGAGCAGAAAGTGAGCAGAGTTTTGTTGGGGTAACCATCTTATTTTGTTAATTTTTTCCTCGATTTCTAAACTTTTCAAGTAGTCAAATTCAGGTTCGTGACTCTGAAATGTGCTATAGACGTTGTATTCCCCTCGCAGGTGTGGTCTATTTTTACACTGAAAGAGAAAAGTAGATGTGCACTGCGTGTCAAACTTTGATATTAAACATGTATTATAATTTTCATAATTTCTTTCCATAACAACCTATCATAGCTGACTCCAAAATGTATGtcagtaaccaggtttccatccaacctttttatgcgagtaaagaaCGACGGATAAAAAAAAAGTCATTACAGGTCTGACGAAAACAGCAAATTTGGCGGTCAATTTTccaaacgtcaacaaaacaaaatacgctagacaaggtgggatctttgtGTCGGTATAATGTATTACGCAGGAAATGGAGGTGGAATCTGGCTATTTGGACAATAATAATCTCATGTAGCCTAGGCTATACCTGCACGGTATCTGCGAGCtgtagagcgcacgtgccaataccagtgGACACATTCGCTATAAACGCAACTTTTTTGTGTGAAAAaaacatcagtagagttgaaaatgggATGCAAaccggtacatgggaatttaaccgcaaaagtaatttttatgtgcactacgtcatcacgcacagcctttatccgcaacaagtcaatttgatggaatcATCTCTGTTGGGAAAATGCGgatttagaatatttgcatgaaaatctgtcgccaattggatggaaacttagCTAGTGTTTATGAAAATAAATGTAGTTGGTAATTATAAAATTCACCTCCTGTTCATGTTGAAATATGACAACTCTGCCTCCCTTGTCTCCAGTTGCTAGAAACTCTCCAGAATGGTTGAATTCAACCGTTGAGATGATATCAGCTGAAAGGAGGACATGTACCATAAAATCTGGATTCTGGAGCATGATTAAGTGTATAAGGGTTATCCTTATACATTTAAGGGTTATCCTTATACATTAGACACACATCAGCAAAATGACAACACCTGGTACAAAAAACAATCATGGTGAAACTTTCATGGGTGCACACTATGCAATGTAGTCGACAGAGCAGTTTGTACATTTCTACCTCTACTTTGAAAGAATCAAACACACAAATGTTACTCTCTCCCTATCAGAAtgtatgccgcgttcaaaacaactggtaacttgaagaaaaaaaaactagctacgactgggaaaatcattttgaacggtcatccaacacAGAATTCCAAGCCGGAAACTTTTTTTAGAGCTCTGACTTAAGGACCTGCAGATCACAGACGtaatgatttgaccttgtttttttccctcctAGTTCACAGTTGTCATAAAAGCACCAGTACTTTATCATACAATATATGCTCACAAACAAAGTGAGGGAAACACTCATAGTATCAGTAAATATATTAGAAGTGTTTATGAGAAATGTAAATTTTGTCAATCTGGGCCAGAATCACTTGGGGCATTTGTATTTccaatgtgtgtatgtgactaTGTTCTGGGTGGATCTTCAGCAGGATTTGGGTAAAAGATTTGGTAGGGACATTCATCTGCAAGCTTGTGAGGTTCTTTTAGTTTTTTGATAAGATAATCCACTAACAAAAAGGTACAGATTCATTTGAATATAAGTCTTGCCAAATATTACATCCcataacatttattttaaaaaacaacaacataatttTCACTATTTTTCAAGGTAGATTTAAAGAATTACTTTACAACATTGAATACTATGCTCTGTAACAATAAGGCAATGAAATCAATTGATACACTAAGCTATTCAAATTTATTTGAATGTAAAAACCCTGTAGGTGTTTCTGTTCTTGTGTTTATCTGTTTGTGATGTTTTGTGTTAGAATTTTTAGGAAGGGCGCATAGATTTTTGTAACACATTTGTATGCTTCAAAATGTATAGAAATTCAATAAAAAACTAATTTAAAAAACGGTATACTTGCCATGTTCCCGACGCAGACCTTTGACGTCATTGACAAATCGCACCAACACTAGCTAACTTAATAACTACGCTAGCAAGATAACTCGTTAGTTTACGACAGGAGATTTATCTTACTAGCCTACAAAAATTACAATATCTAATACGTACTCTGACTGCCtaattcgtattatatgttacatAAATGTGCGGGACATAAGTTACTGGGGACAGTTGTTTGGGTAGTTATACCGTTAGCTTGCTAATGCTAGCCGACCGTAGGCAAGAGAAGCCAGctaaggtaacgttagctagttagttagaaAAACAAACTCCGCGTTGCCCAGCAGTACTCCTTATATACATGCAGTGTCATGACATCTTTGTTCTTGAAAAGACAGTCAGTCAAAGGCGTAGTTGGCGGAAGTTAGCTAACAGTATCACATTTGAGCTCAAACGCTAACGTGTAGCTAGCTACCATTAGCTACTCACCTTCCGCAACATCTTCATCTATTGCCCCCTTCACTTGTGAGAAACACCACTGAAAATCATTTCCACCGGCAACTCCTGCATAACAACAATATTGGAATAATTAGCGCCAGTTCACCAACCCATTTAGTCAAATGATGTGTTgtcagttaacgttagctagcctagTTAAAACTTGCATTCAGGCCACACAGCAACGAGTGAGTGGTATGGGGACCCTTTCCTAGCTACAAAAGTAGCTTACCTGCCATTGTTTCATTTAGCAGAGTTTGATATTACTGAACACTGCTTATTCAACCAATGCAACTTGCGTGGGGTAAAAATAGTCAACATCCACAAGCAAGGTGAAGAGTCGGGATCAGATCACGGAAATCGTCTGTGATTTTTTTCCCATCCAAAATGGCGCACATTGCGTGACACAATGACGTTATTTCGACATGCCTCCAAGCATCTTTCAGGTATCTATCCAGACCCCCACCatccatcaatccatccatcTTCTTTGATGAGGTTCAacagcggttggcatccaataaatgttgcattaccgccaccaactagACACCTTTTACTTTGCTTATAAACCAACAAATACCCTACCATACTCATTAAAACCCACCACCCGACTCCACTAAATCTATTGAGTCATACCTCAGgccaacaacctgaaaggatgggacaccaccactcaacacacccaATAACTCTTCAGACGTCAAATCTCTTAcacccaaatacttctctgcagctgccaccacaacctcaattttctgcaacttactgtatgttccatccctgcagtacagttgataatcATTGCTATAAAACACAagaaaaatccaatcttactgaaccatatatcacttgttggccAATCCCtttgtactggtacagatctactactcacaccatTCCCCTTAGGATCCCTCCCTCTTGACCCATCTGCCTCTACTTtattcactgcctcagcatgcaGTAACTtttgcactactctaaccctggtaacctcaacctgcctttctGTCACCAGACATTTTTGATTCCCAGGCCCATGGGCATCCCTACAATTAAAACATACTGCTTCTTACCCTAATGTTACACAtacctttgtctcatgcccttctgcatacttctcacacctaggaacctccctcctaaacactgctgccacatgcccagtAGCTTGACACCTTGTAACAACGTATTGTATTCGGTACAAAAGCTTGTACGGGATAActgatatatcctaacatcactttgtcgaGCAACGACTCAAcatcacacaaaaaaaacagacaACGACTCTTCTGTTTCTCCATTCAGGACACCCTGCCTGCATCGCACCAAACAACGAGCATCACAAACACAGAGAATCTTCCCCTCCAGTCCACTTTCACATttaccactaccaccattattctaacaaaccatctcaatttttTCCAAATGTTTTAACCAAttca includes the following:
- the LOC139570901 gene encoding serine/threonine-protein phosphatase 2A 55 kDa regulatory subunit B delta isoform-like: MAGVAGGNDFQWCFSQVKGAIDEDVAEADIISTVEFNHSGEFLATGDKGGRVVIFQHEQECKNRPHLRGEYNVYSTFQSHEPEFDYLKSLEIEEKINKIRWLPQQNSAHFLLSTNDKTIKLWKISERDKRAEGYNLKDEDGRLRDPFRITSLRVPVLMPMDLMVEASPRRVFANAHTYHINSISVNSDHQTYLSADDLRINLWHLEITDRSFNIVDIKPANMEELTEVITAAECQPNQCNVFVYSSSKGTIRLCDMRAAALCDRHTKFFEEPEDPSSRSFFSEIISSISDVKFSHSGRYMMTRDYLSVKVWDLNMESRPVETYQVHEYLRSKLCSLYENDCIFDKFECCWNGSDSAIMTGSYNNFFRMFDRNTRKDITLEASRESSKPRGTLKPRKVSTGGKRKKDEISVDSLDFNKKILHTAWHPKENVIAVAATNNLYIFQDKIN